From the genome of Pseudobdellovibrionaceae bacterium:
AGCCTACAAGTGGGAAGAGATGGCGCTGTTCACCTCGAAAGAGAAGGACATCGCGAGCTCGCGTCAGAACAACGCGTACCGCTTCTCCAAATATTATGGATCACTGAAGCACCTTTGCTACAAGCAAGTCGATGACCTCATCGCGCGCGAAAAGCAGATGGAGGCCTTCTATCACGAGAACATGCCCGTGCTCTCGTCGATCTATAACTACGTCAGCCTTTATAACTTGGAGTTCCTGAGCTTCGGCCTGGAACAACCCAAGAAGCTGGACGAATCGTGCCAAGGTTCCGTGGAGTCCTGCATGCGCACGACGCAAGAGCGGATCCTGCAACCCGCGAACGCACTGAAGTACGTGAACCAAGAGTTCGCCGCCCGTCAGCGCGCGCACTCCCGCAATGCGAACGATCAGATCGCGAAACTTCCCAAATCGTTCACCATGAACGATCTGGAGCCGCTCTTGTTCTCGAAAATCGGCTCGACCACATCCAATGTGGCGACCTGCGCGCTGCTCTCGGGCCGCGTCGCCGAGCGTTTGAACTCGGTGAAGGACGACGAGAAGTACTCGAGCTGGTTCAACTCGGTCTGGGGCACGCTCTGGCACTCGGAATCCGAGCTCGCGGCGATCGTCTTCCGTCACTGCATGCTCGACAACAACGCGGGCTACGGCAACCTCGTTGTCGAAGACAAGCTGCGCGTGAACGAGACCGGCAAGTACACCTTCTTGGGTGGTTTGCAGATCAACCTGAACGTGGGCGAAAGCTTCTCGTTGGGTCGTTCGAATTCATGGGGTTACAGCTTTAAACCCACGGACGTCTTGGACGGTCCGATGATCGTCGGCGGCGCCGCGATCGGCGCGATGATCGGCGGCCCCGCGGGCGCGGTCGTCGGCGCGGGCGTGGGATTTGTCGGCTCGAAAGTATCGGATATCCTGAAGCCCATCTCGATCAGCTACGGCGGCGGGATGTCGAGCTCGGACGGAACCTCGGTCAGTCAATCGACCTATCTGGTCGCCCAGATCGCGCGCTTCTCGCTGGAGCTCACGAACTACGAACAGTGCCGTGTCGCGCGCTTCGATCCCGAATGGGCTTTGAAGATCACGACCGATAACTTGGGACTGAACTCGCGTTTGGCGGAACTCGTCGCGCGCGGGGTCTTCATCTGCTCGGGTCGTCAGAACCAAGCGCCGCGGAATGTGGAAGAGTCTTACTTCTACTTCACGCAGCACTTTACCGAGGGTGACATGCTCGACCAAGCCGACCTGTACAACCACCCCTGGTTGCTGGGCCTGCGTGGCGTGCGTGAGTTCTCGACGTTCGTGAACTACACGAACTCTCAGGAAGTGCTGAACCTCGCGAACTTCACGAAGGGGATCTTCACCCCCGAAAAACGTCGTATCGCTTGGCCGCTCGCGCACATGGAGAACACCTACCGGAAGATGCTCCCGACCTATCCGGGGCTCTACACGATCGTCGACAACGGCGAGAAGACCAGCAACTACCCGCTGGCCGAGCGCCTGACGACGACCGACAACGACCTCAACTCCGAGGTTCGCTGTAAGATGAACGCCCAGGGCGTCTGCGCCGAGAAGCTGCAAACGAAGTAAGTCCTCGGTTCATTTGTTAGATGAACGCAAAAGGCTCCCCGACGGGAGCCTTTTTTCGTTTCGGCGATGGCTGTTTACGGACGCGGGTCAGTAGCGCACTTTCGCGCGGTTCTTTTTGATGTCGGACTTGAGTTTCTTCCCCTCGACCCGTTTACGCTGCGAGGATTTGGTCGGCTTCGTTTTTCGACGGGGTGGATCGCGGTGGTACGCGCGCTCCAGATGGGCATCGAGTTTCGCGATGCAGTTCTTGCGGTTCATCTCTTGATCGCGGGACTCTTCGGAGCGGATCAGCAGATCCCCTTCGGTCGTCAGCTTATTCCCGATCTTTTCGAGGATGCGGGCGCGCTCTTGCTCGGTGAAGGCCTGCGAGTTCGGCACATTGAAGCGCAACTGCACCGCGGAATTCGTGCGGTTCACGTTCTGGCCCCCGGGTCCCCGACTGCGGGCCACGCTGAAATCCAGTTCGCTCCAAGGAATTTTCGCAACCCATCTCACCGACGGCCTCCTGAACCCTATCTTGAGGTGCCCTTACGAAAAAGGCCAAAGAAATCGCCCCCGGCCTGCGAAAGCGGTGACGATTTTGGTCGCCGCTCATTGCCCCTTCTTCTCTACGGAAAACCTGAACGGGCGACGTGCGCAGAGATCGACTAAGATTCGGCCTCAACAACGTACGCATCCCGTCCGACCTCTTTGAACTTCCAAATAGCTGATGGATTTAGCTCTCCTTGGAGGAACCGATGACGTACCAAAGCGCAGTCTTGGCGATCCTTTTCGCGGCGGCCCCGGCCCTCGCGAATCTGCCCGCCTTTCCTGAAACCATCGACTTCACGCCCAGCGACCGTCCGGAATATCAAGGCGGCGTCGACTTCCGCACTCCCGTCCCCAATCCCGATTTCAACGAAATCATCGGCGGCGGGATGACCGTGCCCACGATCTACTTCCTGCCCATCATCAATACCGAAACCGAACAGTGTGACGAACCGAAGTTGGACTTGCTACTGACCTCGGGCGCCGTGGCCGCGAACCTTTGCGCGCGCAGCCTGTCGTTTTGTTCGGAGCAAGGGACCTGCATCTTGAAGGCAGACGGTGAATGGCGCACCTATAACGTCATCCGCCGTGTTCAAGGCGTCGACCGGTTTCAA
Proteins encoded in this window:
- the arfB gene encoding aminoacyl-tRNA hydrolase yields the protein MRWVAKIPWSELDFSVARSRGPGGQNVNRTNSAVQLRFNVPNSQAFTEQERARILEKIGNKLTTEGDLLIRSEESRDQEMNRKNCIAKLDAHLERAYHRDPPRRKTKPTKSSQRKRVEGKKLKSDIKKNRAKVRY